The nucleotide sequence CTTGCTTCAGCATATTTAAATGATGGGAAATGCTTGGCTTGGTCATATCAAAATGCTCGGCGATTTCTCCGGCTGTTAAATCTCCGGCTCGCAGGAGTTTAAGAATCTGACGGCGTGTTTTGTCCGAGAGGGCTTTAAAGGTTTCATTGAGTGGAGACATGTGATCCCCCCTTACCTTAAACTGTTATTTGAATCGAATAGTTTAATTATTAGGTATTTAGATAATCATCTAACATATTTATTGTATATTATAAAGCTCTTACCGTCAACTTATAAACCCATATAATTTAAAGGAATTACTTGGTATCATAACCTTTCAACCTTTGGACTTCGCTGATGCCTGATACTCCAAAAAGCCGAATATTTCTCAATACTCGGCTTAGCTTTTTAGTTCAACCAGGCTGTGAAGCCAATTATGAAATTAGTTTAATGGTAGTTAGCTACTGGGAAGCTTTAGCTATGGGAAATATATTCTTTTCCCCGGGAATTCTCTTTGAGATGAATCAATTGAATGATCACATCGTTGATCGGAGTAGGGATACCAAGTCTTCTGCCTTCCCGTGCCAAACCGCCGTTTATGAAATCAACTTCAGTTTTGCGGCCGGCTGTAATATCCACCAACATGGAAGGAGCATGAGTTTTTCCCAGCTCCAATATATTGAATAAGCGTTTCCTCATACCTTCACCGGTAATAGGAATACCGTTGGCATTGGCAACGGCCACCCCCTCATCCGCCATTTGATAAAGCAGGTCATAGGCACCGATGGGTGAAAGCATCTCGGAGGAAACGCCCATGAGAGCGCACACGGTATTGGCGGAAGCGTTAAAAATAACCTTTTCCCAGATAAATTCCCATGCTCCTTCGCCAATAATGTGCTTGATGCCGGCTTTATCCATTTCGGCGGAGATTTTTCTGGTTCGTTCGCTCAGCGGGCCTTCGGCATCCACGAGTGCACCAATATCGGCAAAGCTGCTGACTATTTCCCCGGGGGCTATGAGATCGGACGGGTAGAGAGTCATCCCCAGCATAATCTGCTCAGTGGCAACGTATTCCTGAAGCAGTTCTTTGTTGCCCAAACCGTTTTGTAAGGAAAGAACCGTCATTTTATTATTTAAGATATGGCGTACGGAGTCCATGGCGGCACGGGACTGAAAGGTCTTGGTCAGAAGGATAAGAAGATCATACTCCCCCTCCAGCTCTTCGGCATTGCAGGCTTTAGGATAAACAACGACCGGACCGGTCCAGGCCGTATTCATTTTCAGACCCTTTTCGCGAATGACGGGAATACTCCTGCCGCCGACCAAGGTAATATCATGTCCTATCAGCGACAGGCACCCGCCATAAAGGCAGCCCATAGCTCCGGCACCGACTATACATATTTTCATTTTTCAGCACTCCTTTATCTGAAACTTATTGCTCAGACATTTCCTGATGCGACTGTTATCCGATAATCTGTATTTCGCCGGTTGGGAAAGTATTGACCAATTCTGCAGGCCCTTCTTCTCTAATGAAATAGTTGGCGCAGGTTATGCCAAAAGCTTGCGGGGTTGCAATAGTCGGATGATAGGAAAAGTTCATACCGGCAGCCAGCTTAATAGTTTCGCCGCGACCAGGCAGCATAGCCGGTCTTTCTACCAGGCAATAGCCTTGACCATGGCCGAGAAGCCTGGTCTCAAGCGGTTTGCCAAGACTCTTAAGAAAGGCGTTATACTCATCAAAGATTATATTGCAGTCGGCACCGTTTACCAGCCGCTCTCTGATAAATTGATGTGCTTCATTGGATATTTTCATGTTTTCGATGAGCGCCGGAGAGGGCTCACCCAGAGAATAGACGGCGGAAACATGTCCGTACATGCCATTGGCGCAGTTGGCCTCATTCAGCACGGTGACGGTATCGCCCTTCTGAATGACCCTATTGCTGTGGAAATGCTCATTGTAAAAAGGAGCGGGCTTATTGTAGCTGTTGGACCCGACAAGAAATATGCCGTTTTCAGCACCGCGCTTATGGGATTGATAGCGCATCTCAGCATAGATATCGATTTCCCTTATTCCAGGTTTAATAAAATCCCGGAGGCCGAAGAGGACTTCATCCTGGAGCTTGACGACAGCGCGGATCATATCCAGCTCTTCCGGGCTTTTAACCGCTTTGAGAGCATCTATGTCATCTGTGAAATCAACAAATTCCGCATTGATAAGATTGGCCTTGATATGCTCGTAGCATTGGACGGTCATAAAGGCCGTGCCCACAATACCGACTTTGATCTTACCCCTGTTCTTGAGTTCATGGACAACAATCTCTGCATCATAGGCCGCCGTGTAGTTGAGGCTGGGGAAATAGCCTCTTGACCAGCGCCGGGCAACACCCCTGCAGCAGTAAGACTCCGGAAAACTGTTGGCAGGCCTCCAGGGCCGCTGTTCTTCATCAAAGCCTCCGGCTGTATAAATGGTGATCATCTCTTTGTCTTTGGAAAATATGACGGTGGCGCCGTATTCGTCCCAAGTGGGCATGTCCGTGAACCACTTCACATATTGGCCTAAATAGTCACTGCGCTGGGCAATAACCAGATAATCCACTCCTTTTTCCTCCATGGCCTTGACTGTAGCATCCCAGCGCCGTTCAAGCTCCTGATCGGAACAGGACCAAATAATCAATTCCTCCATCAATTGGCGATCTTCCTGAGACATCTTAATCATAATCATTAACTCCTCTCTTAACTTTCAACTTTAATGAACTATAATTTGGGGTGTACCTTCCCGGCAATAGGATCATCATAGGCAGCGGGCGGCTTTTTCATTAAAAAGACCGCTATGGCTGCTGCAAGAGCCGGAACTGTAAATGTTGTAAAGAGCGACGTTACAGATAATCCTGCCGTCATCAATACCCCGATGAGCATAGGCGCTATGACGCTGCCCAGCCTGCCAAAACTGGAACCCCAACCAAGTGCGGTTCCCAGAATTGATCCCGGGTAATTATCCGAAGCGTAGGCATAGAGCATAT is from Desulfitobacterium chlororespirans DSM 11544 and encodes:
- a CDS encoding M24 family metallopeptidase, with the translated sequence MIKMSQEDRQLMEELIIWSCSDQELERRWDATVKAMEEKGVDYLVIAQRSDYLGQYVKWFTDMPTWDEYGATVIFSKDKEMITIYTAGGFDEEQRPWRPANSFPESYCCRGVARRWSRGYFPSLNYTAAYDAEIVVHELKNRGKIKVGIVGTAFMTVQCYEHIKANLINAEFVDFTDDIDALKAVKSPEELDMIRAVVKLQDEVLFGLRDFIKPGIREIDIYAEMRYQSHKRGAENGIFLVGSNSYNKPAPFYNEHFHSNRVIQKGDTVTVLNEANCANGMYGHVSAVYSLGEPSPALIENMKISNEAHQFIRERLVNGADCNIIFDEYNAFLKSLGKPLETRLLGHGQGYCLVERPAMLPGRGETIKLAAGMNFSYHPTIATPQAFGITCANYFIREEGPAELVNTFPTGEIQIIG
- a CDS encoding ketopantoate reductase family protein; protein product: MKICIVGAGAMGCLYGGCLSLIGHDITLVGGRSIPVIREKGLKMNTAWTGPVVVYPKACNAEELEGEYDLLILLTKTFQSRAAMDSVRHILNNKMTVLSLQNGLGNKELLQEYVATEQIMLGMTLYPSDLIAPGEIVSSFADIGALVDAEGPLSERTRKISAEMDKAGIKHIIGEGAWEFIWEKVIFNASANTVCALMGVSSEMLSPIGAYDLLYQMADEGVAVANANGIPITGEGMRKRLFNILELGKTHAPSMLVDITAGRKTEVDFINGGLAREGRRLGIPTPINDVIIQLIHLKENSRGKEYISHS